A window of Syngnathoides biaculeatus isolate LvHL_M chromosome 9, ASM1980259v1, whole genome shotgun sequence contains these coding sequences:
- the klhl5 gene encoding kelch-like protein 5 isoform X2, which translates to MEACVCPDDGAFTAPSHADVTFRKMEGYLRSRQLCDVTLLAGDRRIPAHRLVLSSVSDYFAAMFTSDVREAKQDQVKMEGVDPDALWVLVQYAYTGRLELREDTIESLLSAACLLQLSSAVQACCSFLAKQLHPSNCLGISSYAGAQGCHDLRRVAHTYAVEHFLEVVGGQEFLLLPADEMERLLASDDVNVPDEETVVSALLAWVHHDAAARRRDLPRLLAHVRLALLPPQLLADLEATPELRDNADCQRLLMEGMKYQLLPHRRPLLQNRRTRPRKATVGAMFAVGGMDATKGATSIEQYCLRRDAWKQVATMSGRRLQFGVAVLDGRLYVVGGRDGLKTLNTVECYNPACKSWSVMPPISTHRHGLGVAVLGGPMYAVGGHDGWSYLGTVERWDPQARQWSFVASMATPRSTVGVAVLNSKLYAVGGRDGSSCLRSVECFDPHTNRWSACAPMAKRRGGVGVATWHSFLYAIGGHDAPASSLASRLSDCVERYDPQTDAWTAVAPMSISRDAVGVCLLGDRLYAVGGYDGHAYLRTVEAYDPQTNEWTQVAPLCVGRAGASVVVVKM; encoded by the exons ATGGAGGCGTGCGTGTGTCCGGACGACGGCGCGTTCACGGCGCCGTCGCACGCCGACGTCACCTTCCGCAAGATGGAGGGCTACCTGAGGAGTCGGCAGCTGTGCGACGTCACGCTGCTGGCCGGCGACCGGCGAATTCCTGCGCATAG GCTGGTGCTGTCGTCCGTGTCGGACTACTTTGCGGCCATGTTCACCAGCGACGTGCGAGAGGCCAAGCAGGACCAGGTGAAGATGGAGGGCGTCGACCCAGATGCATTGTGGGTCCTGGTGCAGTACGCTTACACGG GCCGTCTGGAGCTGAGGGAGGACACCATCGAGTCTCTGCTGTCCGCCGCGTGTCTGCTGCAGTTGTCGTCCGCCGTGCAGGCTTGCTGCTCCTTCCTGGCCAAGCAGCTCCACCCGTCCAATTGTCTCGGCATCAGCTCCTACGCCGGCGCTCAGGGCTGCCACGACCTGCGGAGGGTCGCCCACACCTACGCCGTG GAACACTTTCTGGAGGTGGTCGGGGGCCAGGAGTTCCTGCTGCTTCCGGCGGACGAGATGGAAAGGCTGCTGGCGTCCGACGACGTCAACGTTCCGGACGAGGAGACGGTGGTGAGCGCTTTGCTGGCGTGGGTCCATCACGACGCCGCCGCCCGCCGACGCGACCTCCCGCGGCTTCTCGCTCACGTCCGATTGGCTCTGCTGCCGCCGCAG CTTTTGGCGGACCTGGAGGCCACGCCGGAGCTCCGAGACAACGCGGACTGCCAGCGGCTGCTGATGGAGGGGATGAAGTACCAGCTCCTGCCGCACCGCCGGCCGCTGCTCCAGAACCGGCGCACGCGGCCCCGCAAGGCCACCGTCGGCGCCATGTTCGCCGTGGGCGGAATGGACGCCACAAAAG GCGCCACAAGCATCGAGCAGTACTGCCTCCGGCGGGACGCGTGGAAGCAGGTGGCGACCATGAGCGGTCGGAGGCTCCAGTTCGGCGTGGCCGTCCTGGACGGTCGTCTGTACGTGGTGGGGGGCCGGGACGGACTCAAGACCCTCAACACGGTGGAGTGTTACAACCCCGCCTGCAAGAGCTGGAGCGTCATGCCGCCCATTTCCACGCACCGACACGGCCTGG GCGTGGCCGTCCTGGGGGGTCCGATGTACGCCGTAGGAGGACACGACGGCTGGAGCTACCTGGGCACCGTAGAAAG GTGGGATCCTCAAGCTCGCCAGTGGAGCTTCGTCGCCAGTATGGCGACACCCAGAAGCACCGTGGGAGTGGCCGTACTCAATAGCAA GTTGTACGCCGTCGGAGGTCGCGACGGGTCGTCGTGCCTGCGCTCCGTGGAGTGTTTCGACCCTCACACCAACAG GTGGAGCGCCTGCGCCCCCATGGCGAAACGGCGCGGCGGCGTGGGCGTGGCCACGTGGCACAGCTTCCTGTACGCCATCGGCGGTCACGACGCTCCCGCCTCGTCGCTGGCGTCGCGGCTGAGCGACTGCGTGGAGAG GTACGACCCTCAGACGGACGCGTGGACGGCCGTGGCCCCCATGAGCATCAGCAGAGACGCGGTGGGGGTTTGTCTCCTCGGCGACCGGCTGTACGCCGTGGGCGGCTACGACGGCCACGCCTACCTCAGGACGGTGGAGGCCTACGACCCGCAGACCAACGAGTGGACTCAG GTAGCGCCGCTGTGTGTGGGCCGGGCCGGAGCGAGTGTGGTGGTGGTCAAAATGTGA
- the fam114a1 gene encoding protein NOXP20 isoform X3 produces the protein MRPIGEPGDGPCGRPQGRGRGRRCGLDRLGFVGQIPSERRHLHSGSPSDVGEGEGGGSPASGQGGAGGGGRRGGAGGRRGKRPRRVRPSLRQGRLLRHLRRCAQYGQIRDQRRSGRFGIHRQEDHDRAGGERSRFQEDQDADGEDGHAQSDVEGSQGEGASAPERAARQRADGALRDPLRRLPGLVPPGGPRDPVQRERGQGPSLPLLPGGGRAGGGQAGAHFHQGGLCRQRGRKGGAGAGAGAGAGAGGAPRRRAGDGVHQTGNRQSAPGKELQKPFLDWVGLCVCVCVCVFSLVEAGGEFVGVVTELLFELHIAATPDKLNKARMSAHRWVGEVVQPVATETVGKETCEEEEEEEDGVAREGKEEEEDGLKSAEVRGHRRGGTRKRNPAFDGRFVPQDVYSASVGSLAEVAARSIEQLHKAAELVLHGDEQDKPAGERARVLARLTRAMCEEVERLAGKFSDALLLVGSQRKAEELSPLVDGVLVEASNSTNYIQNAFQLLLPVLQVSHVQSRRRATCAEPHVRH, from the exons ATGCGACCAATCGGTGAGCCTGGAGACGGACCCTGCGGACGACCCCAAGGACGGGGACGAG GGCGGCGATGCGGCTTGGACCGGTTGGGGTTCGTGGGGCAAATCCCTTCTGAGCGGCGCCACCTCCACAGTGG GTCACCGTCTGACGTCGGTGAAGGCGAAGGCGGGGGAAGCCCTGCGTCTGGGCAGGGCGGCGCCGGGGGAGGAGGGCGGAGAGGAGGGGCCGGAGGCCGGAGGGGAAAGCGGCCTCGGCGAGTCCGTCCCTCCCTCCGACAGGGGCGTCTTCTCCGCCATCTCCGACGCTGTGCACAATACG GGCAAATCCGTGATCAGCGGCGGTCTGGACGCTTTGGAATTCATCGGCAAGAAGACCATGACCGTGCTGGCGGAGAGCGATCCCGGTTTCAAGAAGACCAAGACGCTGATGGAGAAGACGGCCACGCTCAGTCAG ATGTTGAGGGAAGCCAAGGAGAAGGAGCGAGCGCGCCTGAGCGAGCGGCCCGTCAGCGCGCCGACGGCGCATTACGGGATCCTCTTCGACGACTACCAGGGCTTGTCCCACCTGGAGGCCCTCGAGATCCTGTCCAACGAGAGCGAGGCCAAG GTCCAAGCCTTCCTCTCCTCCCTGGAGGGGGACGAGCAGGAGGAGGCCAAGCAGGAGCTCATTTCCATCAAGGAGGTCTTTGTCGGCAGCGAGGAAGGAAAGGgggagcaggagcaggagcaggGGCAGGGGCAGGAGCAGGAGGAGCGCCGCGACGGAGAGCCGGCGACGG CGTGCATCAAACCGGCAACCGTCAATCGGCGCCCGGGAAGGAACTCCAAAAGCCGTTTTTGGATTGGGTcggactttgtgtgtgtgtgtgtgtgtgtgtgttctccctTGTAGAAGCCGGTGGAGAGTTTGTGGGCGTTGTCACCGAGTTGCTCTTTGAACTTCATATCGCGGCCACGCCAGACAAACTCAATAAG GCCCGGATGAGCGCCCACCGTTGGGTGGGCGAGGTGGTGCAGCCCGTCGCCACGGAGACGGTTGGCAAGGAGAcgtgcgaggaggaggaggaggaagaagatggAGTTGCTCGGGAgggaaaggaggaggaagaggacgggCTGAAATCTGCCGAGGTCAGGGGTCACCGGCGCGGCGGCACGCGGAAACGGAATCCGGCGTTCGATGGGCGTTTTGTTCCGCAGGACGTCTACTCGGCGTCGGTCGGCAGTCTGGCGGAAGTCGCGGCCCGGAGCATCGAGCAGCTCCACAAGGCGGCCGAGCTCGTCCTCCACGGAGACGAGCAGGACAAACCGGCGGGGGAGCGGGCCCGCGTCCTCGCCAG GTTGACGCGCGCCATGTGCGAGGAGGTGGAGCGTTTGGCCGGAAAGTTCTCTGACGCGCTGCTCCTGGTCGGG AGTCAGAGGAAAGCCGAGGAGCTGAGTCCGCTGGTCGACGGGGTTCTGGTGGAG GCCTCCAACAGCACCAACTACATCCAGAACGCCTTCCAGCTTCTGCTGCCCGTCTTGCAGGTTTCGCACGTCCAGAGCCGACGCCGGGCAACCTGCGCAGAACCACACGTGCGGCACTAA
- the fam114a1 gene encoding protein NOXP20 isoform X2, with amino-acid sequence MSQSAPSEAETVPPDSDLTCSDPAAPAEVGRLPETAAGPSVDTGETATSSGSPVELQGQLTECDQSVSLETDPADDPKDGDEGGDAAWTGWGSWGKSLLSGATSTVGHRLTSVKAKAGEALRLGRAAPGEEGGEEGPEAGGESGLGESVPPSDRGVFSAISDAVHNTGKSVISGGLDALEFIGKKTMTVLAESDPGFKKTKTLMEKTATLSQMLREAKEKERARLSERPVSAPTAHYGILFDDYQGLSHLEALEILSNESEAKVQAFLSSLEGDEQEEAKQELISIKEVFVGSEEGKGEQEQEQGQGQEQEERRDGEPATEAGGEFVGVVTELLFELHIAATPDKLNKARMSAHRWVGEVVQPVATETVGKETCEEEEEEEDGVAREGKEEEEDGLKSAEDVYSASVGSLAEVAARSIEQLHKAAELVLHGDEQDKPAGERARVLARLTRAMCEEVERLAGKFSDALLLVGSQRKAEELSPLVDGVLVEASNSTNYIQNAFQLLLPVLQVSHVQSRRRATCAEPHVRH; translated from the exons ATGTCGCAGTCCGCCCCCTCCGAAGCGGAGACCGTCCCGCCGGACTCCGACCTCACCTGCTCCGACCCCGCGGCGCCCGCCGAAGTCGGCCGACTCCCGGAGACCGCCGCGGGGCCGAGCGTGGACACCGGAGAGACCGCGACTTCCTCCGGGAGTCCGGTGGAACTCCAGGGTCAGCTGACTGAATGCGACCAATCGGTGAGCCTGGAGACGGACCCTGCGGACGACCCCAAGGACGGGGACGAG GGCGGCGATGCGGCTTGGACCGGTTGGGGTTCGTGGGGCAAATCCCTTCTGAGCGGCGCCACCTCCACAGTGG GTCACCGTCTGACGTCGGTGAAGGCGAAGGCGGGGGAAGCCCTGCGTCTGGGCAGGGCGGCGCCGGGGGAGGAGGGCGGAGAGGAGGGGCCGGAGGCCGGAGGGGAAAGCGGCCTCGGCGAGTCCGTCCCTCCCTCCGACAGGGGCGTCTTCTCCGCCATCTCCGACGCTGTGCACAATACG GGCAAATCCGTGATCAGCGGCGGTCTGGACGCTTTGGAATTCATCGGCAAGAAGACCATGACCGTGCTGGCGGAGAGCGATCCCGGTTTCAAGAAGACCAAGACGCTGATGGAGAAGACGGCCACGCTCAGTCAG ATGTTGAGGGAAGCCAAGGAGAAGGAGCGAGCGCGCCTGAGCGAGCGGCCCGTCAGCGCGCCGACGGCGCATTACGGGATCCTCTTCGACGACTACCAGGGCTTGTCCCACCTGGAGGCCCTCGAGATCCTGTCCAACGAGAGCGAGGCCAAG GTCCAAGCCTTCCTCTCCTCCCTGGAGGGGGACGAGCAGGAGGAGGCCAAGCAGGAGCTCATTTCCATCAAGGAGGTCTTTGTCGGCAGCGAGGAAGGAAAGGgggagcaggagcaggagcaggGGCAGGGGCAGGAGCAGGAGGAGCGCCGCGACGGAGAGCCGGCGACGG AAGCCGGTGGAGAGTTTGTGGGCGTTGTCACCGAGTTGCTCTTTGAACTTCATATCGCGGCCACGCCAGACAAACTCAATAAG GCCCGGATGAGCGCCCACCGTTGGGTGGGCGAGGTGGTGCAGCCCGTCGCCACGGAGACGGTTGGCAAGGAGAcgtgcgaggaggaggaggaggaagaagatggAGTTGCTCGGGAgggaaaggaggaggaagaggacgggCTGAAATCTGCCGAG GACGTCTACTCGGCGTCGGTCGGCAGTCTGGCGGAAGTCGCGGCCCGGAGCATCGAGCAGCTCCACAAGGCGGCCGAGCTCGTCCTCCACGGAGACGAGCAGGACAAACCGGCGGGGGAGCGGGCCCGCGTCCTCGCCAG GTTGACGCGCGCCATGTGCGAGGAGGTGGAGCGTTTGGCCGGAAAGTTCTCTGACGCGCTGCTCCTGGTCGGG AGTCAGAGGAAAGCCGAGGAGCTGAGTCCGCTGGTCGACGGGGTTCTGGTGGAG GCCTCCAACAGCACCAACTACATCCAGAACGCCTTCCAGCTTCTGCTGCCCGTCTTGCAGGTTTCGCACGTCCAGAGCCGACGCCGGGCAACCTGCGCAGAACCACACGTGCGGCACTAA
- the LOC133505582 gene encoding uncharacterized protein LOC133505582 isoform X1 translates to MTRTTVTKIVILAVFIFIMCLPEFWTSDGESKIKLLCLPCDRRRDNTSADAAVTSERSPETDATCVTCERLDNGPQLESDNRSASPANVDVEMSVHLRVGDVAFLKLAFSGQRSGRRLHLRPPEDGAPSRCRPAESGSRRPDRLVCLLRLWNGTVWRGNQKRRRTQEDEWGAVFRILWLVLSCAVLLTLSSACFRQMKRNRRCCGVCRLPEKVHPLGYVKDGGKDAEIKTLKGGNVRRCEPRPRWAGLASIEEMQVAEHVQSGPDGHVDHSHPTAHLHHRPSVTFPHGGAELPVVPTQL, encoded by the exons ATGACGAGGACGACCGTGACCAAGATTGTCATCCTTGCggtcttcatcttcatcatgtGCCTTCCAGAATTTTGGACTTCGGACGGAG AGTCCAAAATCAAGCTGCTGTGCTTGCCGTGCGACCGGAGGAGAGACAACACCTCGGCGGACGCCGCAGTGACGAGCGAGAGGTCGCCCGAGACGGACGCGACTTGCGTCACGTGCGAAAGACTCGACAACGGGCCGCAGCTGGAGAGCGACAACCGATCGGCTTCGC CAGCAAACGTTGACGTGGAGATGTCGGTGCACCTTCGAGTGGGAGACGTTGCTTTCCTGAAGTTGGCCTTCTCCGGACAGCGAAGCGGCCGCCGGCTGCACCTTCGCCCGCCCGAGGACGGCGCTCCGTCACGGTGCCGGCCGGCGGAGTCCGGGTCGCGGCGGCCCGATCGCCTCGTCTGTCTGCTGAGGCTTTGGAACGGCACCGTTTGGAGAGGAAATCAGAAGCGTCGGCGGACGCAAGAAG ACGAGTGGGGCGCCGTGTTCCGGATCCTCTGGCTGGTCCTCTCCTGCGCCGTCTTGCTGACTTTGTCTTCGGCTTGCTTCCGACAAATGAAGCGGAACCGACGCTGCTGCG gTGTTTGCCGTCTGCCCGAGAAAGTGCACCCTCTCGGTTATGTCAAAG ATGGAGGAAAAGACGCCGAGATCAAGACACTCAAAG GGGGAAACGTTCGGCGTTGCGAGCCTCGGCCGAGGTGGGCCG GACTGGCGTCCATTGAGGAGATGCAAGTGGCCG AGCACGTACAAAGCGGACCGGACGGACACGTGGACCACTCGCACCCGACTG CTCATCTTCATCACCGTCCAAGCGTGACGTTCCCTCACGGAGGAGCTGAGCTGCCGGTTGTCCCAACGCAGCTTTAA
- the klhl5 gene encoding kelch-like protein 5 isoform X1: MSTGGSNSSSRKDFDVKQILRIRWRWFGHPAVPPPHSPPLRDYLAGRRTGAGTGAGTGAHPCSEGPSSSPPSPNLSGRGSTPAGVGSGRGGLVTSGSAGSNLCDAAKFADSSAGTGTGTGAESGGSSCSRSASQPGCGGSPATWPSSSSPPTPRRRSRPGSNTDPPGEAPVPRLTGTGENGNPPDTDSSSCRTSDSSATLSSCPSMEACVCPDDGAFTAPSHADVTFRKMEGYLRSRQLCDVTLLAGDRRIPAHRLVLSSVSDYFAAMFTSDVREAKQDQVKMEGVDPDALWVLVQYAYTGRLELREDTIESLLSAACLLQLSSAVQACCSFLAKQLHPSNCLGISSYAGAQGCHDLRRVAHTYAVEHFLEVVGGQEFLLLPADEMERLLASDDVNVPDEETVVSALLAWVHHDAAARRRDLPRLLAHVRLALLPPQLLADLEATPELRDNADCQRLLMEGMKYQLLPHRRPLLQNRRTRPRKATVGAMFAVGGMDATKGATSIEQYCLRRDAWKQVATMSGRRLQFGVAVLDGRLYVVGGRDGLKTLNTVECYNPACKSWSVMPPISTHRHGLGVAVLGGPMYAVGGHDGWSYLGTVERWDPQARQWSFVASMATPRSTVGVAVLNSKLYAVGGRDGSSCLRSVECFDPHTNRWSACAPMAKRRGGVGVATWHSFLYAIGGHDAPASSLASRLSDCVERYDPQTDAWTAVAPMSISRDAVGVCLLGDRLYAVGGYDGHAYLRTVEAYDPQTNEWTQVAPLCVGRAGASVVVVKM, encoded by the exons ATGTCGACCGGCGGCTCCAACTCCTCGTCGCGGAAGGACTTCGACGTCAAGCAGATCCTCAGGATCCGATGGAGGTGGTTCGGTCACCCGGCGGTCCCTCCGCCTCACTCTCCGCCGCTGCGAGACTACTTAGCGGGGAGGAGAACGGGAGCCGGAACCGGCGCGGGCACGGGCGCCCACCCCTGCTCCGAGGGACCGTCTTCGTCTCCTCCGTCTCCCAATCTCAGCGGGCGCGGCTCGACTCCAGCCGGCGTCGGGAGCGGCCGCGGCGGGCTGGTGACGAGCGGCAGCGCCGGCTCGAACCTTTGCGACGCCGCAAAGTTTGCGGATTCGTCGGCCGGAACCGGAACGGGAACAGGAGCCGAATCCGGCGGGAGCTCGTGCTCTCGCTCGGCGAGCCAGCCCGGGTGCGGCGGTTCCCCGGCGACGTGGccttcgtcgtcgtcgccgccaaCGCCACGTCGCCGCTCTCGCCCGGGATCGAACACTGACCCCCCCGGCGAGGCTCCGGTGCCGCGGCTGACGGGAACCGGCGAGAACGGCAACCCCCCGGATACCGACTCGAGCTCCTGCAG GACGTCGGACAGCAGCGCCACGCTGTCGTCGTGCCCGTCGATGGAGGCGTGCGTGTGTCCGGACGACGGCGCGTTCACGGCGCCGTCGCACGCCGACGTCACCTTCCGCAAGATGGAGGGCTACCTGAGGAGTCGGCAGCTGTGCGACGTCACGCTGCTGGCCGGCGACCGGCGAATTCCTGCGCATAG GCTGGTGCTGTCGTCCGTGTCGGACTACTTTGCGGCCATGTTCACCAGCGACGTGCGAGAGGCCAAGCAGGACCAGGTGAAGATGGAGGGCGTCGACCCAGATGCATTGTGGGTCCTGGTGCAGTACGCTTACACGG GCCGTCTGGAGCTGAGGGAGGACACCATCGAGTCTCTGCTGTCCGCCGCGTGTCTGCTGCAGTTGTCGTCCGCCGTGCAGGCTTGCTGCTCCTTCCTGGCCAAGCAGCTCCACCCGTCCAATTGTCTCGGCATCAGCTCCTACGCCGGCGCTCAGGGCTGCCACGACCTGCGGAGGGTCGCCCACACCTACGCCGTG GAACACTTTCTGGAGGTGGTCGGGGGCCAGGAGTTCCTGCTGCTTCCGGCGGACGAGATGGAAAGGCTGCTGGCGTCCGACGACGTCAACGTTCCGGACGAGGAGACGGTGGTGAGCGCTTTGCTGGCGTGGGTCCATCACGACGCCGCCGCCCGCCGACGCGACCTCCCGCGGCTTCTCGCTCACGTCCGATTGGCTCTGCTGCCGCCGCAG CTTTTGGCGGACCTGGAGGCCACGCCGGAGCTCCGAGACAACGCGGACTGCCAGCGGCTGCTGATGGAGGGGATGAAGTACCAGCTCCTGCCGCACCGCCGGCCGCTGCTCCAGAACCGGCGCACGCGGCCCCGCAAGGCCACCGTCGGCGCCATGTTCGCCGTGGGCGGAATGGACGCCACAAAAG GCGCCACAAGCATCGAGCAGTACTGCCTCCGGCGGGACGCGTGGAAGCAGGTGGCGACCATGAGCGGTCGGAGGCTCCAGTTCGGCGTGGCCGTCCTGGACGGTCGTCTGTACGTGGTGGGGGGCCGGGACGGACTCAAGACCCTCAACACGGTGGAGTGTTACAACCCCGCCTGCAAGAGCTGGAGCGTCATGCCGCCCATTTCCACGCACCGACACGGCCTGG GCGTGGCCGTCCTGGGGGGTCCGATGTACGCCGTAGGAGGACACGACGGCTGGAGCTACCTGGGCACCGTAGAAAG GTGGGATCCTCAAGCTCGCCAGTGGAGCTTCGTCGCCAGTATGGCGACACCCAGAAGCACCGTGGGAGTGGCCGTACTCAATAGCAA GTTGTACGCCGTCGGAGGTCGCGACGGGTCGTCGTGCCTGCGCTCCGTGGAGTGTTTCGACCCTCACACCAACAG GTGGAGCGCCTGCGCCCCCATGGCGAAACGGCGCGGCGGCGTGGGCGTGGCCACGTGGCACAGCTTCCTGTACGCCATCGGCGGTCACGACGCTCCCGCCTCGTCGCTGGCGTCGCGGCTGAGCGACTGCGTGGAGAG GTACGACCCTCAGACGGACGCGTGGACGGCCGTGGCCCCCATGAGCATCAGCAGAGACGCGGTGGGGGTTTGTCTCCTCGGCGACCGGCTGTACGCCGTGGGCGGCTACGACGGCCACGCCTACCTCAGGACGGTGGAGGCCTACGACCCGCAGACCAACGAGTGGACTCAG GTAGCGCCGCTGTGTGTGGGCCGGGCCGGAGCGAGTGTGGTGGTGGTCAAAATGTGA
- the LOC133505582 gene encoding uncharacterized protein LOC133505582 isoform X2: MTRTTVTKIVILAVFIFIMCLPEFWTSDGESKIKLLCLPCDRRRDNTSADAAVTSERSPETDATCVTCERLDNGPQLESDNRSASPNVDVEMSVHLRVGDVAFLKLAFSGQRSGRRLHLRPPEDGAPSRCRPAESGSRRPDRLVCLLRLWNGTVWRGNQKRRRTQEDEWGAVFRILWLVLSCAVLLTLSSACFRQMKRNRRCCGVCRLPEKVHPLGYVKDGGKDAEIKTLKGGNVRRCEPRPRWAGLASIEEMQVAEHVQSGPDGHVDHSHPTAHLHHRPSVTFPHGGAELPVVPTQL, from the exons ATGACGAGGACGACCGTGACCAAGATTGTCATCCTTGCggtcttcatcttcatcatgtGCCTTCCAGAATTTTGGACTTCGGACGGAG AGTCCAAAATCAAGCTGCTGTGCTTGCCGTGCGACCGGAGGAGAGACAACACCTCGGCGGACGCCGCAGTGACGAGCGAGAGGTCGCCCGAGACGGACGCGACTTGCGTCACGTGCGAAAGACTCGACAACGGGCCGCAGCTGGAGAGCGACAACCGATCGGCTTCGC CAAACGTTGACGTGGAGATGTCGGTGCACCTTCGAGTGGGAGACGTTGCTTTCCTGAAGTTGGCCTTCTCCGGACAGCGAAGCGGCCGCCGGCTGCACCTTCGCCCGCCCGAGGACGGCGCTCCGTCACGGTGCCGGCCGGCGGAGTCCGGGTCGCGGCGGCCCGATCGCCTCGTCTGTCTGCTGAGGCTTTGGAACGGCACCGTTTGGAGAGGAAATCAGAAGCGTCGGCGGACGCAAGAAG ACGAGTGGGGCGCCGTGTTCCGGATCCTCTGGCTGGTCCTCTCCTGCGCCGTCTTGCTGACTTTGTCTTCGGCTTGCTTCCGACAAATGAAGCGGAACCGACGCTGCTGCG gTGTTTGCCGTCTGCCCGAGAAAGTGCACCCTCTCGGTTATGTCAAAG ATGGAGGAAAAGACGCCGAGATCAAGACACTCAAAG GGGGAAACGTTCGGCGTTGCGAGCCTCGGCCGAGGTGGGCCG GACTGGCGTCCATTGAGGAGATGCAAGTGGCCG AGCACGTACAAAGCGGACCGGACGGACACGTGGACCACTCGCACCCGACTG CTCATCTTCATCACCGTCCAAGCGTGACGTTCCCTCACGGAGGAGCTGAGCTGCCGGTTGTCCCAACGCAGCTTTAA
- the fam114a1 gene encoding protein NOXP20 isoform X1: protein MSQSAPSEAETVPPDSDLTCSDPAAPAEVGRLPETAAGPSVDTGETATSSGSPVELQGQLTECDQSVSLETDPADDPKDGDEGGDAAWTGWGSWGKSLLSGATSTVGHRLTSVKAKAGEALRLGRAAPGEEGGEEGPEAGGESGLGESVPPSDRGVFSAISDAVHNTGKSVISGGLDALEFIGKKTMTVLAESDPGFKKTKTLMEKTATLSQMLREAKEKERARLSERPVSAPTAHYGILFDDYQGLSHLEALEILSNESEAKVQAFLSSLEGDEQEEAKQELISIKEVFVGSEEGKGEQEQEQGQGQEQEERRDGEPATEAGGEFVGVVTELLFELHIAATPDKLNKARMSAHRWVGEVVQPVATETVGKETCEEEEEEEDGVAREGKEEEEDGLKSAEVRGHRRGGTRKRNPAFDGRFVPQDVYSASVGSLAEVAARSIEQLHKAAELVLHGDEQDKPAGERARVLARLTRAMCEEVERLAGKFSDALLLVGSQRKAEELSPLVDGVLVEASNSTNYIQNAFQLLLPVLQVSHVQSRRRATCAEPHVRH from the exons ATGTCGCAGTCCGCCCCCTCCGAAGCGGAGACCGTCCCGCCGGACTCCGACCTCACCTGCTCCGACCCCGCGGCGCCCGCCGAAGTCGGCCGACTCCCGGAGACCGCCGCGGGGCCGAGCGTGGACACCGGAGAGACCGCGACTTCCTCCGGGAGTCCGGTGGAACTCCAGGGTCAGCTGACTGAATGCGACCAATCGGTGAGCCTGGAGACGGACCCTGCGGACGACCCCAAGGACGGGGACGAG GGCGGCGATGCGGCTTGGACCGGTTGGGGTTCGTGGGGCAAATCCCTTCTGAGCGGCGCCACCTCCACAGTGG GTCACCGTCTGACGTCGGTGAAGGCGAAGGCGGGGGAAGCCCTGCGTCTGGGCAGGGCGGCGCCGGGGGAGGAGGGCGGAGAGGAGGGGCCGGAGGCCGGAGGGGAAAGCGGCCTCGGCGAGTCCGTCCCTCCCTCCGACAGGGGCGTCTTCTCCGCCATCTCCGACGCTGTGCACAATACG GGCAAATCCGTGATCAGCGGCGGTCTGGACGCTTTGGAATTCATCGGCAAGAAGACCATGACCGTGCTGGCGGAGAGCGATCCCGGTTTCAAGAAGACCAAGACGCTGATGGAGAAGACGGCCACGCTCAGTCAG ATGTTGAGGGAAGCCAAGGAGAAGGAGCGAGCGCGCCTGAGCGAGCGGCCCGTCAGCGCGCCGACGGCGCATTACGGGATCCTCTTCGACGACTACCAGGGCTTGTCCCACCTGGAGGCCCTCGAGATCCTGTCCAACGAGAGCGAGGCCAAG GTCCAAGCCTTCCTCTCCTCCCTGGAGGGGGACGAGCAGGAGGAGGCCAAGCAGGAGCTCATTTCCATCAAGGAGGTCTTTGTCGGCAGCGAGGAAGGAAAGGgggagcaggagcaggagcaggGGCAGGGGCAGGAGCAGGAGGAGCGCCGCGACGGAGAGCCGGCGACGG AAGCCGGTGGAGAGTTTGTGGGCGTTGTCACCGAGTTGCTCTTTGAACTTCATATCGCGGCCACGCCAGACAAACTCAATAAG GCCCGGATGAGCGCCCACCGTTGGGTGGGCGAGGTGGTGCAGCCCGTCGCCACGGAGACGGTTGGCAAGGAGAcgtgcgaggaggaggaggaggaagaagatggAGTTGCTCGGGAgggaaaggaggaggaagaggacgggCTGAAATCTGCCGAGGTCAGGGGTCACCGGCGCGGCGGCACGCGGAAACGGAATCCGGCGTTCGATGGGCGTTTTGTTCCGCAGGACGTCTACTCGGCGTCGGTCGGCAGTCTGGCGGAAGTCGCGGCCCGGAGCATCGAGCAGCTCCACAAGGCGGCCGAGCTCGTCCTCCACGGAGACGAGCAGGACAAACCGGCGGGGGAGCGGGCCCGCGTCCTCGCCAG GTTGACGCGCGCCATGTGCGAGGAGGTGGAGCGTTTGGCCGGAAAGTTCTCTGACGCGCTGCTCCTGGTCGGG AGTCAGAGGAAAGCCGAGGAGCTGAGTCCGCTGGTCGACGGGGTTCTGGTGGAG GCCTCCAACAGCACCAACTACATCCAGAACGCCTTCCAGCTTCTGCTGCCCGTCTTGCAGGTTTCGCACGTCCAGAGCCGACGCCGGGCAACCTGCGCAGAACCACACGTGCGGCACTAA